One genomic region from Arthrobacter pigmenti encodes:
- the metK gene encoding methionine adenosyltransferase produces MTPASLRLFTSESVTEGHPDKICDQISDGILDALLAADPHSRVAVETLVTTGLVHVAGEVTTDAYVEIPEIVRETILGIGYDSSANGFDGARCGVSVSIGQQSPEIASGVFNSLESRQGTGSDAYDAQGAGDQGIMFGYASDETPVLMPTPIWLAHRLSERLTEVRKDGTLSYLRPDGKTQVTVGYDGDIPVSVDSIVISSQHAQDVGLDMLRGDLVEHVINPVLATSPLDASNVRHILNPGGEFVIGGPVGDAGLTGRKIIVDTYGGMARHGGGAFSGKDPSKVDRSAAYAMRWVAKNVVASGLARRAEIQIAYAIGMAQPVGIYVETFGTEQVDPAAIGSAIREIFDLRPLAIINSLDLLRPIYQKTAAHGHFGREGEGFNWELTDRVDDLKSHFNA; encoded by the coding sequence ATGACGCCTGCTTCGTTGCGATTGTTCACCTCGGAATCGGTGACGGAGGGTCATCCCGACAAGATCTGCGACCAGATCAGCGACGGCATCCTCGATGCGCTGCTGGCCGCTGATCCCCACTCCCGGGTGGCCGTGGAAACCCTGGTCACTACCGGCCTGGTCCATGTCGCGGGTGAAGTCACCACCGATGCGTATGTCGAGATTCCCGAGATTGTCCGGGAAACCATCCTCGGCATCGGCTATGACTCGTCCGCCAACGGCTTTGACGGTGCCCGGTGCGGTGTGTCCGTCTCGATCGGGCAGCAGTCCCCGGAGATCGCATCCGGTGTTTTCAACTCCCTGGAGAGCCGGCAGGGGACCGGCTCGGACGCTTATGACGCCCAGGGCGCCGGAGACCAGGGCATCATGTTCGGTTACGCCAGCGACGAGACGCCCGTCCTGATGCCCACTCCCATCTGGCTGGCCCATCGTTTGTCGGAGCGGTTGACGGAGGTCCGTAAGGACGGCACCCTTTCGTACCTGCGGCCGGACGGCAAGACACAGGTGACCGTCGGGTACGACGGCGACATCCCGGTCAGCGTGGACTCGATCGTCATTTCGTCGCAGCATGCGCAGGACGTAGGTCTCGATATGCTGCGTGGTGACCTGGTGGAGCACGTCATCAACCCTGTGCTTGCCACGTCCCCCCTGGACGCCTCGAACGTCCGCCATATCCTCAATCCGGGCGGCGAGTTTGTGATTGGCGGCCCGGTGGGTGACGCCGGTCTGACCGGGCGCAAGATCATCGTCGACACCTACGGCGGCATGGCCCGTCACGGCGGTGGTGCCTTCAGCGGCAAGGATCCTTCGAAGGTTGATCGGTCCGCCGCCTACGCGATGCGCTGGGTAGCCAAGAACGTGGTTGCGTCCGGCCTGGCCCGCCGCGCCGAGATCCAGATCGCCTATGCGATCGGCATGGCCCAGCCGGTGGGCATCTACGTGGAGACGTTCGGGACCGAGCAGGTTGATCCGGCGGCTATCGGCTCGGCCATCCGTGAAATCTTCGACCTCCGTCCGCTGGCCATCATCAACTCGCTGGACCTGCTGCGTCCGATCTACCAGAAGACTGCGGCGCACGGCCACTTCGGCCGCGAGGGCGAGGGCTTCAACTGGGAACTCACAGACCGGGTCGACGACCTCAAGAGCCACTTCAACGCGTAG
- the coaBC gene encoding bifunctional phosphopantothenoylcysteine decarboxylase/phosphopantothenate--cysteine ligase CoaBC, whose translation MRIVLGVGGGIAAYKVASLLRLFTEAGHGVTVIPTEAAQRFVGTATWEALSGNPVSNNVFDAVDQVRHVRLGQEADLVVIAPATADLLARSAAGMADDLLTGTLLVTRAPVLFAPAMHTEMWQHPATVANVATLRGRGAVVLDPAVGRLTGTDTGPGRLPEPADIFHAALHLSAAPANGTLAGRTVTITAGGTREPLDPVRFLGNRSSGKQGVALAQAALAAGATVRFIAAHIEVPPPPGAELTVVETAEELRKATLELAQTSDALIMAAAVADFRPASVSETKVKKRDDGEEPVITLIRNPDILREAVQQRDAARAPQLIIGFAAETGDESGDPLAHGLQKLKRKGCDLLVLNTVGRSLVFGQDSTEVTILDAHGAEPETVSGSKSDVAGAILARIVAVLPAGD comes from the coding sequence ATGCGCATCGTACTGGGTGTTGGAGGAGGGATCGCTGCCTATAAGGTGGCGTCCCTTCTTCGTTTGTTCACCGAGGCCGGACACGGGGTGACCGTCATTCCCACGGAGGCCGCCCAGCGGTTCGTGGGGACTGCCACCTGGGAAGCACTCTCCGGAAATCCGGTCAGCAACAACGTGTTCGACGCCGTCGACCAGGTTCGCCACGTCCGCCTAGGTCAGGAAGCGGACCTGGTGGTCATTGCCCCGGCCACAGCTGATTTACTGGCCCGCTCCGCAGCGGGTATGGCAGATGACCTGCTGACGGGCACGCTCCTGGTCACCCGCGCCCCGGTCCTGTTCGCACCTGCAATGCATACCGAGATGTGGCAGCACCCCGCAACGGTTGCCAACGTCGCCACCCTCAGGGGACGCGGCGCCGTCGTGCTCGACCCGGCGGTTGGCAGGCTAACCGGCACCGACACCGGTCCCGGGCGTCTACCGGAGCCGGCGGACATCTTCCACGCGGCCCTGCATCTCTCCGCGGCGCCGGCAAACGGAACGCTCGCCGGGCGGACCGTCACCATCACGGCCGGCGGGACGCGGGAACCTCTTGACCCGGTCAGGTTCCTGGGCAACCGCTCGTCGGGCAAGCAGGGCGTAGCGCTAGCCCAGGCGGCGTTGGCTGCGGGCGCAACCGTGCGATTCATCGCCGCGCACATTGAGGTCCCTCCACCACCGGGGGCGGAGCTCACCGTCGTCGAAACTGCCGAGGAGCTGCGGAAAGCCACGCTGGAGCTCGCGCAGACCTCGGACGCGCTCATCATGGCTGCGGCTGTCGCGGATTTTCGTCCCGCGTCAGTGTCCGAGACGAAAGTCAAGAAGCGCGACGACGGCGAGGAACCGGTTATCACCCTGATCCGCAACCCGGACATCCTCAGGGAGGCCGTCCAGCAGCGCGATGCCGCACGTGCGCCGCAACTGATCATCGGATTCGCAGCCGAAACGGGGGATGAGAGCGGCGACCCACTGGCGCACGGCCTGCAGAAACTCAAGCGCAAGGGCTGTGACCTGCTCGTTCTCAACACCGTCGGCCGTTCCCTCGTTTTCGGTCAGGACTCCACCGAAGTAACCATCCTTGATGCACATGGCGCCGAACCGGAAACGGTGAGCGGAAGCAAGAGCGATGTCGCCGGAGCAATTCTTGCGAGGATCGTTGCGGTCCTCCCTGCGGGCGACTGA
- the rpoZ gene encoding DNA-directed RNA polymerase subunit omega, protein MSTQPEGIINPPIDSLLEASDSKYALVIYGAKRARQINAYYSQLHEGLFEYVGPLVDTRLNEKPLSIALREINEGMLVSSPEASE, encoded by the coding sequence GTGTCAACTCAGCCCGAAGGCATCATCAACCCGCCGATCGACTCCCTGTTGGAGGCGTCGGACTCAAAGTACGCCCTCGTGATCTACGGGGCCAAGCGTGCGCGCCAGATCAATGCCTACTACTCGCAGCTGCATGAGGGCCTGTTCGAGTATGTCGGCCCGCTCGTGGATACCCGGCTGAACGAGAAGCCGCTGTCCATCGCCCTTCGCGAGATCAACGAGGGCATGCTTGTCTCCTCGCCCGAGGCATCGGAGTAG
- the gmk gene encoding guanylate kinase → MNQPRLTVLAGPTAVGKGTVSTYIRDNYPEVALSVSATTRPPRPGEVEGVHYHFVSSEEFDALVESDQMLEWAHVHGRNRYGTLRRTVIDAMAEGKSVLLEIDLQGARQVKETMPEANFVFLAPPSWEEMVRRLVGRGTETAEEQQQRLETAKLELAAEPEFDHTVVNDNVQRAADELVSLMGLTAHAH, encoded by the coding sequence GTGAATCAGCCGCGGCTGACCGTGCTCGCGGGCCCAACGGCTGTGGGTAAAGGCACGGTATCCACCTACATACGCGACAACTATCCGGAGGTCGCACTCTCTGTTTCGGCCACCACGCGCCCGCCGCGTCCGGGTGAAGTGGAGGGCGTGCACTACCACTTCGTTTCGTCCGAAGAGTTCGATGCCCTCGTCGAATCCGACCAGATGCTGGAGTGGGCGCACGTGCACGGAAGGAACCGGTACGGGACCCTGCGCCGGACCGTGATTGATGCGATGGCCGAAGGGAAATCTGTGCTCCTTGAGATCGATCTTCAGGGTGCACGGCAGGTCAAGGAGACCATGCCGGAGGCAAATTTCGTGTTCCTCGCACCACCGAGCTGGGAAGAAATGGTCCGCCGATTGGTGGGCCGCGGCACTGAAACCGCCGAGGAGCAGCAGCAACGGCTTGAAACCGCTAAACTGGAACTTGCTGCAGAACCGGAATTCGACCACACGGTGGTCAATGACAACGTCCAGCGTGCAGCAGATGAGCTTGTTTCACTGATGGGCCTGACCGCGCACGCACACTGA
- the mihF gene encoding integration host factor, actinobacterial type codes for MSLKPLTDSERTLAREKATAARTVRAELKSRLKSGDITVGEVINGHSSEEAIGRLRVLDLLKALPGVGEKRAAGIMDAVGIASTRRVRGLGIHQRRALVEHLRHHSANSRP; via the coding sequence GTGAGTTTGAAGCCCCTCACCGACAGCGAACGAACATTGGCGCGGGAGAAAGCCACCGCGGCACGGACGGTGCGGGCAGAGCTGAAGTCCCGGCTCAAATCGGGGGACATCACCGTCGGTGAGGTCATCAACGGCCACTCCAGTGAGGAAGCGATCGGAAGGCTTCGTGTCCTCGACCTGCTCAAGGCGCTTCCGGGCGTGGGTGAGAAGAGGGCGGCTGGGATCATGGATGCCGTCGGGATCGCCTCCACCCGCCGCGTGCGCGGCCTAGGTATCCACCAACGGCGTGCGCTGGTTGAGCATTTGAGGCACCATTCGGCGAATAGCCGCCCCTAG